The following is a genomic window from Candidatus Aramenus sp. CH1.
CCTTTCACGCTCAGCAAAACGTATCCCTATAAGCCTTATGTACTTATAAAAGGATTAATAATATAACGACACTACATTCGAGTGTGGACAAGAATTTCATTCACATAAAATTCAATTTTATTCGACGCTTATTTCGAGAATTATGTGAATAAAATTTTCAACCATTGGCTTCTATGATAAGTCAATGCTTGATGCCTTAAGCTTCTACTAAATGTTCTCTCAAAAAGAACTACACTAAAAATGATTTTCTAGATGAAAATTTAATTTATATCAAAATAACAAAATTCTTGTCCACACTCCTACACTCAAACAGAAGGCAAAGCTCTAAAATAAGAGCTCAATAACTATATATATTTTAACAATTGCCTTCTTCTTATGAAAATAGCTGTTGTCAATCCTATTCCCCTAGACATAGACTTGCTTGGAGGAGGAGGTGTTGTCTTTACTAATATTGTTAGAATATTAAAGGATAGGGGTCATAATATTGATTTGTATACACCCCTATATCCTTACAAGTTCAGGCAAGCCATAAACGACTCCGTAAATAAAATTGTCGTAAATCCATTGTTTAGACCTTTTTCCACTTTGGTAACTCTTTCACCTTTTGTTGAGTTTGGAGTAGCCAGATTATATTTAGTCTCCTCTTATTTCAGATCTTTTGAAGGTTATGATTACTTAATATGTAGTACATATGATGACTTGATTGGGCACTATGATTTCGGATATATACACTACCCTGCCAGAAAGTTTTTTAGTCCAGTTGATGTTACAAAAATTAGGAGCTTTACTGATCTTCTTAACTATATTACTTCTTTTAGCTTTAAGGATGAAACAAAACGATTGGTTGCAAACTCCACGTATACTGCAAAACTTCTTTATGAGAAGGAAAAGAGGTCAGCTGATGTACTTTACCCTCCAGTGAGGCTAATTAACTGTAAGGATGAGGGGAAAGATAATGTAGTAGTTAGCTTAGGAAGGATAGCTAGGGATAAGAAATATGAAGACGTAATTTATGCAGCTGAGGCTCTAAAGGATACGAAATTTATAATAGTAGGAAGAATTCAAAATGAGAAATATTACGAAGAACTGAGGAGGAGAAATCCTTCAAATGTAAGTTTCTTAACTAATGCGAGTGACGAAGAAAAACAACAAGTTTTATGTAAGGCTAAGGTAATCTTACACACAAAGAGAGAGGAACCTTTTGGAATAGCAATAGCAGAAGGAATGAGCGCAGGAGCTATACCACTCGTTTATAAAAATGGAGGAGCGTGGTTTGATATAGTTTCCGAGGGAAGATTCGGATACGGTTATGAAAGGGTAGAAGAATTGCCTGAACTAATTAAACAGGCGTTAAGCGACGATAAGTTGAGAAAAGAGGCTAAAGAGAGGGCTACAATGTTTAGTGATAAGAACTTTAGGGAGAATTTTCTAAAAATAACCGGGTTATGAGAACCTTTTTATGACCGTCCATAGAGCGACTCTAATACTTCTCTTAATTGCCGGCAAGTAGTGGCTAAGGAGAAGTTCTCCCTCACAAATGCTCTCAGCTCTGGATACGTCTTCTCTAACTTTATCTTATCTACGATCTTGCTCATTTCTTCTAGCGGTACTACATACATTCCCTTAATATTTCTAGCTTTCTCTAATCCTTCAATTCCCTTTTCCGTTGTTATCACAGGTTTTCCGTATGCCATGCACTCTAACACTTTTGTCTTTACGCCAGTTCCTACAGTTATTGGGACAATACAAGCGTCCGCTTCGTCGTAATAGGAATCTAAAGAATCCACTTTACCCAAGAGCTTAACGTTTAGTGGGGGATCCTTTATCAACTCCTTTCCGTCTCCTATTATCAGAAATTCCACGTTAGGTAAATCCTTTGCTATCTTAATTAAGTTTTCAACGGCAACTAAGTTATTTACTGCTTTGAGATTACCTACAAATATAAGCCTTCTCATTTTTTCGTTCTTGTTTGAAAGAAACGGTATCTTATTTATATCTAAACCGTGAACAACTGTAAACGTTTTAGCTCTTTCCCACATTTTCTTTACTAGCTCGGAATCCCTGTCTGAGACAGCTGTGGTTACATTAGCTATGATAACTGCCAACTTATCTAAGGTCCCTCCTATTACTCTTCTTATAGCGAAATTTCTAAAGC
Proteins encoded in this region:
- a CDS encoding glycosyltransferase, whose amino-acid sequence is MKIAVVNPIPLDIDLLGGGGVVFTNIVRILKDRGHNIDLYTPLYPYKFRQAINDSVNKIVVNPLFRPFSTLVTLSPFVEFGVARLYLVSSYFRSFEGYDYLICSTYDDLIGHYDFGYIHYPARKFFSPVDVTKIRSFTDLLNYITSFSFKDETKRLVANSTYTAKLLYEKEKRSADVLYPPVRLINCKDEGKDNVVVSLGRIARDKKYEDVIYAAEALKDTKFIIVGRIQNEKYYEELRRRNPSNVSFLTNASDEEKQQVLCKAKVILHTKREEPFGIAIAEGMSAGAIPLVYKNGGAWFDIVSEGRFGYGYERVEELPELIKQALSDDKLRKEAKERATMFSDKNFRENFLKITGL
- a CDS encoding glycosyltransferase family 4 protein encodes the protein MRVLIVTFGDVRKANVGYLIRVSNFIKCIEGENLKVIQFINDKESFTKEEDEENTNNIITIKTSKNYFFTGLSILINSLRFSNLVRWSEVVIFEGSIFVPFGIMARLMGKKVIHDFHGSIVEISREMKGFRNFAIRRVIGGTLDKLAVIIANVTTAVSDRDSELVKKMWERAKTFTVVHGLDINKIPFLSNKNEKMRRLIFVGNLKAVNNLVAVENLIKIAKDLPNVEFLIIGDGKELIKDPPLNVKLLGKVDSLDSYYDEADACIVPITVGTGVKTKVLECMAYGKPVITTEKGIEGLEKARNIKGMYVVPLEEMSKIVDKIKLEKTYPELRAFVRENFSLATTCRQLREVLESLYGRS